Proteins from one uncultured Fibrobacter sp. genomic window:
- a CDS encoding DUF87 domain-containing protein, with translation MSCSPLEFQESLEVGQVDFVSPDEIKIQLNIDAPEDVSLSTGLPRVFPRINGYVLIHTEDGYVVGQIEWITIEKSPYPKRQGLGDFGLVDLPFPMRKMSVKPLGVLREKESSTYSFQRGVSSFPSVGDNVLLPTEKQLKAIIESGENRFVEIGFSPFAESAKIAVDPDKLFGRHLAVLGNTGSGKSCSVAGLIRWSLEAAKKHVGSENPNARFIILDPNGEYKKAFAEDHNVRYFSVNETEVENRLKVPLWFWNSNEWCAFAQASGKSQKPTLINTLRSVRSGIDAPIVDEKIEMRRYISTIITALKCEKNCGSPWGSFPKPKNFHDLLLKWNESFVVKESFSESQKKCIAEINSWVERKREERTSRPECRYPIFAYSHKDIDDILTILQNAYIEFGGVDLDVGELDADIPRPFSGESFLKCLSANAEILKTSEYISVMETRIKTLLSDVRMKSIADYDNLRLDDWLNNYIGGDSASNGTITIIDLSLVPAELIHILTAVIARMTFEALQRYRKKNEKCLPTVLVMEEAHTFVKRYTEDAENQSASEMCCKVFEKIAREGRKFGLGMVLSSQRPSELSPTVLSQCNTFLLHRISNDRDQELVMRLIPDNQKGLLRDLPSLPSQNAILLGWASELPMFVKMRYLPKNQRPQSDDPDFWNVWTRKDGRPIDWTAVANEWQGAKTSLVERS, from the coding sequence ATGAGTTGTTCTCCTTTAGAATTTCAAGAATCCCTAGAGGTTGGTCAAGTAGATTTTGTATCGCCAGACGAAATTAAGATTCAATTAAACATTGATGCTCCAGAGGATGTTTCCCTTAGTACTGGACTACCGAGAGTTTTTCCAAGAATCAATGGTTATGTTTTGATTCATACCGAAGACGGTTATGTGGTTGGACAAATTGAATGGATAACAATAGAAAAATCACCATACCCCAAGAGACAGGGACTAGGTGACTTTGGTTTAGTGGACTTACCCTTCCCGATGCGGAAAATGAGTGTTAAACCTTTAGGAGTTTTGAGGGAAAAAGAATCTTCGACATACTCTTTTCAGAGGGGGGTGAGTTCTTTCCCGTCTGTGGGTGATAATGTTCTTCTACCAACAGAAAAACAATTAAAGGCCATCATTGAATCTGGTGAAAATAGATTTGTGGAAATAGGCTTTTCCCCTTTCGCTGAATCCGCTAAAATTGCTGTGGATCCTGATAAATTATTTGGAAGGCATTTGGCTGTTTTGGGAAATACTGGCAGTGGAAAATCTTGTTCTGTTGCTGGGTTAATTCGATGGTCTCTTGAAGCTGCCAAAAAACACGTTGGATCAGAAAATCCGAATGCAAGATTCATTATCTTAGATCCAAATGGAGAATACAAAAAAGCGTTTGCAGAAGACCATAATGTTCGATATTTTTCGGTTAATGAGACTGAGGTAGAAAACAGATTAAAAGTCCCTTTGTGGTTTTGGAATTCAAATGAGTGGTGCGCCTTTGCCCAAGCTTCAGGAAAGTCTCAAAAACCAACTTTGATAAATACCCTTCGTTCGGTTCGTTCAGGAATAGACGCTCCTATTGTTGATGAAAAAATTGAGATGAGAAGATATATTTCAACCATTATTACTGCACTCAAATGTGAAAAGAATTGTGGTAGCCCTTGGGGATCTTTTCCTAAACCAAAAAATTTTCATGATCTGCTTCTAAAGTGGAACGAGAGTTTTGTTGTAAAAGAATCTTTTAGTGAATCACAAAAAAAATGTATTGCAGAAATAAATAGCTGGGTTGAACGCAAAAGAGAAGAACGCACAAGTCGTCCTGAATGTAGGTATCCTATTTTTGCGTATTCGCATAAAGATATAGACGACATATTGACTATACTTCAGAACGCTTATATTGAATTTGGCGGAGTTGATTTAGATGTTGGAGAATTAGATGCGGATATTCCACGCCCATTTTCGGGAGAGTCTTTTTTGAAGTGTCTCTCTGCAAATGCTGAAATTCTTAAAACATCGGAATATATAAGCGTAATGGAAACTCGAATAAAAACATTATTGTCTGATGTCAGAATGAAGTCAATAGCGGATTATGATAATTTGCGTTTGGATGATTGGTTAAATAATTATATAGGTGGTGATTCCGCTAGTAATGGAACTATTACAATTATTGATTTATCTTTGGTTCCTGCTGAATTAATTCACATTCTGACTGCAGTTATTGCAAGGATGACATTTGAGGCTTTGCAGCGATATCGTAAAAAGAATGAAAAATGTTTACCAACTGTTTTGGTTATGGAAGAAGCCCATACTTTTGTCAAACGTTATACAGAAGATGCTGAAAATCAATCCGCTTCGGAAATGTGTTGTAAAGTTTTTGAGAAAATAGCAAGAGAAGGTCGCAAGTTTGGTTTAGGAATGGTTCTTTCTTCTCAAAGGCCTTCTGAATTGTCTCCGACGGTATTATCGCAGTGTAATACTTTTTTACTTCATCGAATTAGTAATGATAGAGATCAAGAACTGGTAATGCGCTTAATACCAGACAATCAAAAAGGATTGCTGAGAGATTTGCCTTCTTTGCCATCACAGAATGCGATTCTTTTGGGATGGGCTTCTGAGTTGCCAATGTTTGTAAAAATGAGGTACTTACCCAAGAATCAACGGCCTCAATCTGATGATCCAGATTTTTGGAATGTGTGGACACGAAAAGATGGAAGGCCTATTGATTGGACTGCCGTGGCAAATGAATGGCAAGGGGCAAAAACGAGTCTCGTTGAAAGAAGCTGA
- a CDS encoding NACHT domain-containing NTPase — protein MTKQEYIQSLKKEVEQFHPFLRDRLFAAMQKEAAIDSYDYTHGNNEQGADFIVMTRNSVTKREYAVAVIVKSGSITNSLDVIERQISQSTTDRKNQNGEEFSVRSFWVITNNTISKNARDYINKKFDNLNIEFWDYQEVVRLSDLYMGDDWLEPHHSTNTFLQTKRQYFVDMMSRNSLAQNLGEFSLRQTVVERKAEYNSNQQKNDPPKKVNVLECAKRRKMILLEGGFGSGKTRMLHQIGLDLCDQKNDEHPLIPIYLTYQDLCTKYRLDADEVVLNEIEKSVQDELQDDGQYLFLIDGVDEANFPDREKAEKLFKFYQKIESKNVNAVLATRNITPLFQKEERLKSDCRVLEIRPLSTTEIIRYILNVCKRENLSNRVFSDLSSNDLLKDIAKIPITAILLAQILKNDVKDLPSTLPELFQKFVELSLGRWDVEKGLLAQKQYEALDAIATDIAIYMFDNSLTQIGEDEAKGFFVKYVNERNTGLVVELLYRHLVDNSGIVTVYDGCFSFKHRAILEFLYARRKALEKTLPINKQMLTLNWQNVYYFYYGCLKDCPDEIKAFKDLECSNTFEKMMKLFFAPNFLLAAYNTPYNVISETLSSAINESGHIYLEMKKDADCPFLRFSEMNFLWFFQMLMRNLYSYNFFRDAIEKYLVDLDSNKITEPDAYTLFFISMIRVTLKIDKPTDFLFDMQNKLPAQIKLGLFHEVKSEKDLSEKAATYIKKMTNKLKRDGFADKRFLNNLYKEPLTIKAKKKV, from the coding sequence ATGACGAAACAAGAATATATCCAATCCTTGAAGAAAGAAGTTGAACAGTTTCATCCTTTTTTAAGGGACCGGCTTTTTGCGGCTATGCAAAAAGAGGCTGCTATTGATTCCTACGATTATACACATGGAAATAATGAGCAAGGTGCCGATTTTATAGTTATGACACGTAATAGTGTTACTAAGAGGGAATATGCTGTTGCTGTAATTGTTAAGTCCGGTTCTATCACAAACTCACTTGATGTTATTGAACGACAAATTTCTCAATCGACAACAGACCGAAAAAATCAAAATGGTGAAGAGTTTTCTGTCCGTAGTTTTTGGGTAATTACAAATAATACCATCTCAAAGAATGCAAGAGATTATATAAATAAAAAATTTGATAACTTGAATATTGAATTTTGGGATTATCAAGAAGTAGTTAGATTAAGTGATTTGTATATGGGTGATGATTGGTTGGAACCGCATCATTCGACAAATACCTTCTTGCAGACGAAACGGCAATATTTTGTGGATATGATGTCAAGGAATTCCCTTGCCCAAAATTTAGGAGAATTCTCTTTAAGACAAACTGTTGTTGAACGAAAGGCCGAATACAATAGCAATCAGCAGAAGAATGACCCGCCGAAGAAGGTGAATGTTTTAGAGTGTGCCAAAAGAAGGAAAATGATTCTGCTTGAGGGTGGGTTTGGTTCTGGCAAAACTCGCATGCTCCATCAGATTGGCCTTGATTTGTGTGACCAAAAGAATGATGAACACCCGTTGATTCCGATTTATTTGACATATCAGGATTTATGCACCAAATATAGACTCGATGCAGACGAAGTTGTTCTCAATGAAATAGAAAAGAGTGTTCAGGATGAACTGCAAGATGATGGCCAGTACCTGTTCCTTATAGATGGTGTTGACGAAGCAAACTTTCCTGATCGTGAAAAAGCTGAAAAGTTATTCAAGTTTTATCAAAAAATAGAATCGAAAAATGTGAATGCGGTCCTGGCGACTAGAAACATAACGCCGCTATTTCAAAAAGAAGAAAGACTTAAGAGTGACTGTCGTGTATTAGAAATCCGCCCATTATCTACAACAGAAATAATCCGCTACATTTTGAATGTTTGCAAAAGAGAAAATCTTTCGAATAGGGTGTTCTCGGATTTAAGCAGTAATGATTTGCTTAAGGATATTGCGAAAATTCCCATTACGGCGATTCTACTTGCTCAAATATTAAAAAACGATGTGAAAGATTTGCCATCTACATTGCCCGAACTTTTTCAGAAATTTGTAGAGTTGTCTTTGGGAAGATGGGATGTCGAAAAGGGCTTGCTAGCCCAAAAACAGTATGAAGCTCTTGATGCTATTGCGACCGATATTGCGATATACATGTTCGACAACTCTCTTACGCAAATAGGCGAAGATGAGGCGAAAGGGTTCTTTGTAAAATATGTAAACGAGCGCAACACCGGATTGGTTGTTGAGCTACTATATAGACATTTAGTGGATAATTCCGGCATTGTGACGGTATATGATGGATGCTTTTCGTTCAAGCACCGTGCAATTCTGGAATTCCTGTATGCTAGAAGGAAGGCTCTGGAAAAGACTCTCCCTATCAACAAGCAAATGCTGACTCTGAATTGGCAAAATGTCTATTATTTCTATTACGGATGTCTGAAAGATTGCCCTGATGAAATTAAGGCGTTCAAGGATCTCGAATGCAGTAACACATTTGAAAAAATGATGAAGCTGTTTTTTGCGCCGAACTTCCTTTTAGCGGCATACAATACACCATATAATGTCATATCTGAAACGTTGTCTAGCGCAATCAATGAGTCTGGTCACATCTATCTTGAGATGAAAAAGGATGCCGATTGTCCCTTCTTGCGCTTTTCGGAGATGAATTTTCTGTGGTTCTTCCAGATGTTGATGAGGAATCTGTATTCTTACAATTTCTTCAGAGATGCCATAGAAAAATATCTGGTGGATTTAGACTCAAATAAAATTACCGAACCCGATGCTTACACGCTGTTCTTTATTTCTATGATACGCGTGACATTGAAAATCGACAAGCCTACAGATTTCTTGTTCGATATGCAAAATAAGTTGCCAGCCCAGATTAAACTGGGGCTTTTCCATGAGGTTAAATCCGAGAAGGACCTGTCGGAAAAGGCTGCGACTTACATTAAGAAGATGACAAACAAATTGAAAAGAGATGGCTTTGCCGATAAGAGATTTTTGAATAATCTTTATAAAGAACCTTTAACAATCAAAGCTAAGAAGAAAGTTTAA
- a CDS encoding FISUMP domain-containing protein: MKTIKKIGLVSAVAFAMLAFAACEDSSSASSNEPDENAAVDSSSSVCKDCEDGDGSSSSKKVESSDSQSRDSSSDEKSNSSSSKKGNATNSSSSVKGNSNSSASILDGDCQDGDTRTNLVSNAVMFYYHCESGEWIRDSLVSLIDTSENVISRPKLNLDSVFNPDVDYGEFKDERDGHIYKTITFVDGGNTRTMFAQNLNYGTFVKLGEESDAEVQKHCYDDDEWYCDHFFGGLYTWSEAFGLPRTCDTVPTGNSAECPDTIWTTAQLNNGWQTIKRSLWKGLCPKGWHILTENEWVTAGVQQITGSLVDDLSKSTWWYEKSANNKTGTSLLAVGYAEDDPIKQRGDSSVYLHERTAFWLSSDVYGIDSIGGNVAMSMLITSHHLVNKASVSENRFRKTAALSIRCITD, from the coding sequence ATGAAGACAATTAAGAAAATTGGCCTGGTGAGTGCGGTTGCATTTGCGATGCTTGCATTCGCGGCTTGTGAAGACTCTTCGTCGGCCTCTAGCAATGAACCTGATGAAAATGCCGCGGTCGATTCTTCATCTTCGGTCTGTAAGGATTGCGAAGATGGGGATGGTTCGAGTAGTTCTAAAAAAGTTGAATCTTCTGACAGTCAGAGTAGAGATTCTTCAAGTGATGAAAAATCAAATAGTTCATCTTCCAAAAAAGGAAATGCTACAAATAGTTCGTCGTCTGTCAAGGGGAATTCGAATTCTTCAGCGAGCATCCTAGATGGCGATTGTCAAGATGGCGATACGAGAACAAATCTTGTTAGCAATGCGGTGATGTTCTATTACCATTGTGAGAGTGGAGAATGGATAAGGGATAGCCTTGTGAGTCTAATTGATACTTCTGAAAACGTGATTTCTAGGCCCAAGCTGAATCTCGACAGCGTGTTCAACCCCGATGTAGATTATGGCGAATTCAAGGATGAACGCGACGGACATATATACAAGACAATTACTTTTGTTGATGGGGGTAACACGCGGACGATGTTTGCCCAGAACTTGAATTACGGCACGTTTGTGAAATTAGGGGAGGAATCTGATGCAGAGGTGCAGAAGCATTGTTACGATGATGACGAATGGTATTGTGATCACTTTTTTGGCGGACTTTACACGTGGAGTGAAGCCTTTGGTTTGCCAAGGACGTGTGATACGGTTCCTACTGGGAACAGTGCCGAATGTCCTGATACGATTTGGACTACAGCGCAACTCAATAATGGGTGGCAAACAATCAAAAGAAGTCTGTGGAAAGGTTTGTGTCCAAAAGGTTGGCATATACTTACTGAAAATGAATGGGTAACGGCTGGAGTTCAGCAAATTACAGGCTCTTTGGTTGATGATTTATCCAAGTCCACATGGTGGTATGAAAAGAGCGCTAACAATAAGACTGGAACCTCTCTTTTGGCCGTTGGGTATGCTGAAGATGACCCAATTAAACAAAGAGGTGATTCTAGTGTATATCTACACGAACGAACGGCATTCTGGCTTAGTAGTGATGTATACGGTATAGATTCTATTGGGGGGAATGTTGCAATGTCAATGCTAATTACCTCCCATCACTTGGTTAATAAAGCCTCTGTGAGTGAAAATCGTTTCCGCAAGACGGCGGCGTTGTCTATTCGTTGCATAACAGATTAA